The Halostagnicola larsenii XH-48 region AGTCCCAAGTGCGTAATCGAACTCGCTAGTTTTGAGCAGCGGTTCTGTACCCGGACGAATAGTCGCTCCAAGGTAAAATGCAAGCGGAGCAGCGTGGAACAAGTTTTGATATTCTGGTGGAATCGTTATTTGAATCTCGCTCTCTGGTTGTTCAGCCCCTTCTGGAATGTGCAGTTCATCACCGAGTTCAATGAGTGGTGGATGTCCCCTGAGTGTCGGCCAAGCACGCTCAGCACTTGTCGTTTTAAGTGCCGATGGAAATGCTGAGACTGCTTTCATCATCGATTCTACGTCGTGTGAAGTTGTAATCGTCTCGGCGGGATGCTCGTGAAGCGATCTCATGCCAAGCCTAACCGTCGCTTCGCTTTCAAGGGATATGCGAATTGACTTCAGACCTACTTCGATCGTTGCTGGACAGTCGACTTGTACGTACAATCTAATTGGTCCACTGAGACCGACAAATCGCGTTCCAGTGTCGAGGTTTACAACATCGCCAGCATCGAGATTCTCTTTCGCCCGGCCTGTATTGTCATGGGTGGTAACAGAGTAAAGCTGATCGAAGAAGAGTTCGGCAGTTTTGAACGTGCATGATTTATCAACAGGAAAATAAAAATTCTCCGTCGCAACTGGTGTTGGGGAAATAGTATCAGATGTTTTGATCTGTAACCGTCGCTGCTCGATCGAATCATATACTTCAAGCCCAGCAGGATTTGTCGTCCCTTCAAATTCAATACTCATGCTACCTCCTCTCTATCTATCAATTGAGTGCAAAGTACAAAAAACAACCGCTGGTGTCTGACGCTACTCGGCGACGAGTGACCGAAATGCGATCGGCGAGAACCGCGGTTCGACCGAACTCGGACGACGCCCAGATCCCGTTGAATCCAGCCCAACGCGCTCGAGAACCTCGAGATCGGCGAGTTCGTAGAGGAATCGCGTCACGGTGCTCGCCGTCACCGACGACTCCGATTCGATCTCTCGTGCGACCTCGCGAATCGGCTTCGAATTCTCCGAAACTGACAAGAGGTCGAGAAGCACCTTCTGTCTGTTCGATGACAAGGATAGCGTTCGATCGATGTGTACGCCGGTCTTCGGTACGTCCGCCATCGCGGTCTCGAGGTGGTCTTCGCCGATCCGGCCTTCGTTTGCCTCGTTCGCGAGACTTGCGGCGACGTAGAGCGCTGCGAGCGCGTTGTGGGCGTTTCCCTCGGCCCAGTCGGCGAGGGCTCGGATCGAGTCGTGTTCGATCGCGCCGGCGGCGAGGCCTGTCGAGGTTCGATCGGCGAGGATGTCGACGAGTTCGTGGCGTCTGTATGCCGGCAAATCCACCGTCGGCCCGTTCCAGTCGCCGGGTTCGCTCGTGCCCACGGCAACGGTTGTGACATCGTCCTCGACCGACCCGAGCAGCTCGAGAACCCGCTCGTACGCGAGCGTCTCCGGTTCGTCGTGGTGGTCGATGGCGACGATGGCTCGGTGATTCGGTCGCTCGAGCCGGCTCACCAACCGCCCTCGAAGCTCGTCGGTGCCGATGCCGCTCTCCGGAACCGTTTCGTCGGATATGGTCGAGAGCGCGGCTCGATAGAACGCGAAGGGGGTTTTGACCCGTCGCCCGTCGATGTAGACGAACCACGTCGTCGGCCCCGAGCGATCGGTTCGCGTCGACGTTCCGATTACCCGGCCCGAGTCCCCGAAGATCTCGTTCAACGCCGCGAACAGCGCCGTTACGACCGCGGACGTTCCCGATCCCGGCGGGCCGGCGACGGCGATCGGCGGGGGCAACTCGCCGTCGAACACCGGCTCGAGCGCGTCGAGACAGCGCTCGAGCACCGAGCCGCGACCGACGGGTTCGGACGCGTGGACGGCCGGACTGAGATACTCGCGGTCGACGAGGAGCCGGCCGCCGTTGTGTGCCGACTGCCGTCGAGCGATCCGTTCGTGCAGATCCATCAGGCGGCGTCCCCTCCGCTCGCATCGGGACCATCGCCGTTCTCGGAGTCGACCAGCGCCGCCGAAAGGACCTCGAGCGGGTGTTCGATCTCGTAGCCGGTCCCGTGTTCCATCTGCATCGCGCAGGTCGGACACTCCGTCATTCCGGACTCGGCGTCTGCTTGCTCCATGTGTTCGAACATCTCCGCGCCGATTGCCATCGACGTATCGTAGTGCTCGTCCTTCCAGCCGTAGGTGCCGGAGATTCCCGAACACGAATCGCCCACGTCGTGTGCGTCGATGCCGTCGATGGTCGAGAGCACCTCGACGGTCTGGCCGTCGAGGCCTTGATTTCGCGCGTGACACGGCGTGTGGTAGGCGACGTCCGATCCCTCGACGCTCGTACCGGCGAGTTCGCTCTCTAAGTCCTCGTGAACCCGCAGGAACTCGAGGGCCTCCCAGGTGTGTTCGGCGACCGTTTCCGTGTCCTCGAAGTCGAAGAGTTCGGGATACTCCTGGCGTAGCGACATCGAGCAGGACGTACAGGAGGCGATGATCTCCGCGCCGTCTTTGATCGCAGCGCCCAGTTCGTCGACGTTCGTCTCGGCGGCGCGTTCGGCGTCGTCGAGCATTCCGTTCGCGTACATCGGGGTTCCCGAACACCGCTGGTCGGGGACGAGGACTTCGTAGCCGAAGTGTTCGAAGACCTGAACCATCGCCTTGCCGACCTCGGGCGTGTTGTAATTCGAGTAACAGCCGTGGAAGTACGCGACGCGCTTTTGCTCGTCGGCGCTCGAGTCCTTCCGGCGCGTTCTGGCTTCCCGTGCGTTCTTCCTCGAGGCGGCGGCCCCGCCCCGTTTTTCCCACCACTCGCGGAACGTCTCCGTCGCGAACGAGGGGAACTCCCGTTCGCCGGTGATCCCCAGTAGCTTCTCGTTTAGTACCTGTGTCACTGTCAACCCCATCACGAAGTTCGTGAGGCGAGGTACTTTACTTCCGATGCGAGCCATGGTGCCGTAGTTCGAGAGGAGTCGATTCCGCCAGTACTCTCGAGAGAACTTGCTCATGTTCTGCTCGACGTACTCGCCTCTGGCCGTGTTGTGCATCTGGGAGAGCGGCACCTCCGAGGGGCAGGCGTTATCACAGCGCATGCAGTTCGAACACTTCATCACCGAGTCGTCGATGTCGTGGTCGTCCTGTCGCTTGAGCCGCCACTGTTCGGGCCCCTGGAACTTCGGCCCGGGGAACTCGTCGTCGACCTCGGCAACGGGACAGTTCGTATCGCACGTCGAGCACTTATAACAGTCGTCCGCGCCCGGTCGGAGGTCCATCTCCTCGGCCTCCGGAAAGACCTGTACCGGTTCGAACTCGTTGCTTTCCGATCCGTCGTCCGTTGGCTGGTGTGTCTCACTCATCGAATCACCGTCGTCGCTCGAGTCGCTGCGGTCGTTCGTCGATCGTCCGTAGACGGCGTGTATCGGTCGAACTGCTGAACGTCGCCGTCGTTCGCCGATCGCAGGGCGCTCATCGTCCCGCCTCCTCGCCGGCGGCGGCCCCCGCGGCGTAGCCGGTCGCCAGCGAAACGCCGCCGCCGGATTTCTCCGCGGCGGCGTCGAAGCCGCCGAGCACTCCACCCGCGGCGCGCAGGTTCGAAAACTCGCGTTCGCCGTCGGCCCCCAGCGGGCACAGCGTCCGGTCGACCGCGAGACCGAACCGAGCGAAGGGATGCTCGCCGAAGGCCTCGTCGACGAACCAGTCGTATCGGTCCTCGCCGTGTGGAACGTGGCAGTCGAAAATCGGTTCGTAGACCCGTTCGCGGTCGGATTGGACGCCCTTGCCGACCAGTCCGCCCGTCGCAAGGATATACTGATCCGCGCTGTAGGGCACTCGCTTTCGCTTCCGGTCGACGAGGACGCGCTCGATACGCCCGCGGCCGGCGGCGGTTTCGCTCGCGTCGGATGATTCGTAGTCGACGACGGGAACGCCGGTCGTCACCCGAACGCCCGCCGCCTCGAGCGCGTCGTAGAGCAGTTCCTCGAGCCGGATGCCGGGAAGGCTCGGCGGTCCCATCGGCACCTCGAAGACGTCGACGCCGAGTCGTTCCTCGAGGTCGCGACGAACGGTGGTCGCGTGGTCGTCGCCGAGTATTGCGGGCAGTCCGACTCGAGACTCGCCCTCGAGTTCCGATCCGATCGCGTGGGCGAGCGCCGCCCGTGCGGGAGCCGCGCCGGCACCCGAATCGACCGATTCGTCGCGCTCGAGGATGTGGGCGTACCGGGTGATCTTCGCGTCGTCCCGTTTGATTCCCGGGAACGAGAGCGTGACGCCGCGGCTCTCGAACGGAACCCCAGCGGCCTGAAGGTGGGCCGAAGCCAGCGGGGCGTCGAAGTCGGGGAGGGTTTCGAAGCCGACCAACAGGGTCGACCGCGGATCGCTCGCGATCCCTGCGGCTGTCGTCGCCGGGTAGCGGGCGGTGGGCTTTACGGTCCCGCCGTGGGTCGGAACCAGCGCGTTCGCGTCGGTGTGTTCGCCCGCGTAGGCGTCGCCGACGATCGAATCGAAGAACAACAGCGACTCGCGGACCGCCTCGAGGCCGACCCGCTCGTAGGGATGGCCCTCGGGGAGGTCGGGAATGACCTCGAACGGATCGACCAGCGGCGTCGTCGATTCTTCCTCATCGCGCTCGTCGGCCGTTTCGGCGACTGCCGTCGGCTCGTAGCCGAGCACGTCGATCAGCCCGCTGGCGTGACGGAGGGTGCTTTGCTTGTAGCTGACGAGGCGAACCGTCGCGTCGCGTTCGGCCGCCGAGAGAGCGGCCGTCGCGCCCGCCAGCCCGCCGCCGATGACGAGGACGTCTTCTTCGATGGCCATCTCAGTGCTCGCCCCCCGTTCCGCCGTCGAACGCGTCGAAGGCGATCCGTTCGTCACCGCCCGCCGGATCCCGGTCCCGGTTCATCGTCGTCGCGTGCAGGGTGTAGGTGAGCATCGCCTGCGAGAGCTGTTCGCCCCAGAGGGCGTGGCGCTGGCCCTTCCACCGCTCCTGATACAGCTCGTCGAGCGCCGTTCGCGTCGTCTCCTCGTCGTACTCGGGGTGGAGTTCGCAGGCCAGCTGCTGGCAGCAAAAGCCGCCCTGACAGTTCCCCATCGAGGCGCGAGTCCGGATCCGGACGGCGTTGAGGTCCGACCCCGACTGGCCGATCGCGTCCTGTACCTCCGCTCGCGTCACGCCCTCGCAGGCACAGAGCACCGGATTGGCCTGCTCGGTCTCGAGGACGGCTTCGGACCGGCTCCCCAGGCGCTGTTTGCTGCGTCGCGCGATCGGCGATCGGAGGCCGAAGTCGTCCATCGCGTCCTCGAGAACCGCGAGGTTTTCACTGCCGGGCAGCGCCGCCTCGGCGGTGTCACAGGTCGCGCGGACGCCGAGTTTGTCACAGACGTGGTCGGCGATCTCCTCGGCCATCGCCCGGTAGGTGGTGAACTTGCCGCCGACGATGGTCGACATGCCCGTGACGCCGTCTCGCTCGTCGTGATCGAGCAGGAAGAAATCGCGCGTGATGTCCGTCGGATCCTGCGTCCCGGTTCCCGGCGGTTCGTAAAGCGGTCGAACGCCCCAGAACGAGCGGATCGTTCGAGATTCCGAAAGAATCGGGAGCAGTTCCGAGAGCGTATCGATCATCGCGTCGACCTCCCACTCGGCCTCGGGATAGTCGTCGGGATCGTCGACCTCCTCGTCGGTCGTCCCCAGGATCGCCGTCGTCTCGTGGGGAACGACGATGTCCGCGTCCCCCTTCGGCCGGCAGCGGTTGATGACGGTGTCGACCTGCCGGACGTTCATGATCGTCATCACGCCCTTCGAGGGCCGAACCGCGACCTCGAGGTCCGCCATCGCACCGATCCGGCCGGCCCACGCGCCGGTCGCGTTCACGACGTAGTCGGCGGTGATCTCCTCGGTGGTGCCGGCCGCGCCGTGGTCTCGCGTTCCCGGTCCCGAATCGTGTCTCACCTCGACGCCGTAGATGTCGTCGCCGTCTCGAAGAAGGTCGACGACCTCGGCGTGGGTTTCGACGCGCGCCCCGTGGTTCTCCGCGTCCATCGCGTTCGCGACACAGAGCCTGAACGGATCCACCGCACCGTCGGGCACCTTGATAGCCCGCGTGACGTCGCTCGCGAGGTACGGTTCGACCTCGCGGGCCTCGCGTCCCGACAGCACCTCGGCGGGGATGTTACACTCCCGACATCCCTCGAGTTTCTCCCGGAAGTACTCGTCCGGATCCTCCGGGCGCTGGACGAACAGGCCGCCGGTCTCTTCGACGCAGTGGCCCGCGATTTCCCGCAGGATTTCGTTTTCCTCGATGCATTCGGTCGCGCTTGGCTGATCGGACACCGCGTACCGCCCGCCGCTGTGTAACAGTCCGTGCATTCGGCCGGTTGTTCCGTCAGTCAGGTTTCCTCGCTCGACGAGGGTTACCTCGAGCCCGCGTCGCGCCAGATCTCTGGCGGTCCCGCAGCCGGTCGAGCCGCCGCCGAGAACGAGGACCTCCGTATCGTGTGCCATCCCTTCACCAACACGTTGGGCCCAGTCCTCTTTATTTTATCGACACCGTACAACCATCCATAATAAATTCGCTCGAGCCGACTCGACCCGAAATACTATGTGGTGTGTGATTGTACCGTATGTCATAAATTGACGGAGTTCGAGAGATACCGTGGAGCTGCCGTTTTCATCGTTTGGATCGAGGATCCGTTCGATCTCGATCCATCGAACTTTGAGTATGCACGGAAACATTTATCACGATCGTAGATATTGTTTACCACTAACACGCGATCGTCGATAAACTATCGCGTGACTTCCAGGGTGACTACCAGTGACAGATCCGACATACGTTGGCGCAATCGATCAGGGAACGACCGGCACGCGGTTCATCGTCTTCGACCACGGCGGACAGGTCGTCGCGAACGCGTACGAGAAACACGAGCAGATCTACCCGGAACCCGGTTGGGTCGAACACGACCCGATGGAGATCTGGGACGCGACCAAGAGCGTCGTCACGACGGCGCTCGGACAGGCGGGGATCAGCCCCGACCAACTCGAGGCCATCGGCGTCACCAACCAGCGCGAGACGACGCTGCTCTGGGACGCCGACACCGGCAGACCCGTCCACAACGCCATCGTCTGGCAAGATCGGCGCACTACCGATCGGGTCGAACAACTCGAGGCCGAGGGGATGGTCGAGGAGATCCGCGAGAAGACGGGACTCGAGGCCGACGCCTACTTCTCCGCGACGAAAGCGGAGTGGCTCCTCGAGAACGCGGACCCGATCAAACTCGAGCGAAGCCGTCCGGAAGACATTCGCGACCGTGCGGCAAACGGCGAGGTGCTCTTTGGCACCATCGATAGCTGGCTCATCTACAACCTCACGGGCAACCACATCACCGAGGTGACAAACGCCTCGCGGACGATGTTGTACAACATCCACGACCTCGAGTGGGACGACGACCTCCTCGCGGAATTCGGCGTTCCCCAGGAGATGCTGCCCGAGGTTCGGCCCTCGAGCGACGACCAGACCTACGGCACGACGGATCCGGACGGCTTTCTCGAGGCGGAAGTGCCGGTCGCCGGCGCGCTCGGCGACCAGCAGGCCGCCCTGTTCGGCCAGACGTGTTTCGATCCCGGCGAGGCAAAGAACACCTACGGAACGGGCTCGTTCTTCCTCATGAACACCGGCGAGGAGGCCGTCGAGAGCGATCACGGCCTGCTCACGACGATCGGGTTCCAGCGCTCGGGCGAACCGGTCCAGTACGCCCTCGAGGGGTCGATCTTCATCACCGGCGCGGCGATCGAGTGGCTCGAGGACGTCTCGCTCATCGACGATCCGGCGGAAACCGCAGAGCTGGCCCGGAGCATCGATTCGACCGACGGCGTCTACGTCGTCCCCGCGTTTACGGGACTGGGCGCACCCCACTGGGACCAGCGTGCGCGCGGGACGATCCTCGGCATGACCCGCGGCACCCGCAAGGAACACATCGTCCGAGCGACCCTCGAGTCCATCGCCTACCAGACCCGCGATGTCGCCGAGGCGATGGAAGCCGACTCGGGAATCGAGATGACCTCGTTGAAGGTGGACGGCGGCGCAGTGAAGAACAACTACCTGTGTCAGTTGCAGGCGGACATCATCGGCTCTGAGATCTCGCGGCCGGTCGTCGACGAGACGACGGCGCTCGGTTCGGCTTACGCCGCCGGCCTCGCCGTCGGCTACTGGGACGACGTCGAGGGGCTCCGTGACAACTGGCAGGTCGACAGGCGGTTCGAGCCGGAGATGGACGGAAAGACGGCGGATGACATGTACTCACGGTGGTCCGACGCCGTCGATCGATCGCGCGACTGGGCGCGGGACGGGGAGGAGTAATCTATGATAGGGATGATACTTCAGGTTCCGATCGTCGACATGGAGTTCGAAGCGTTCGCCGTCCTGCTCATCGCCGCACTCGCCGGCGGAGCGTTCGGTGCCGCGCTCGGCGCGCTCCCCTCGTTCGTCTTCACCGGCTTCGTCGTCTTCCTCGGCGAGGGTCTCGCGATCCTCGAGCGAGCGATCGGCGGCCTCGATGTCGTTCCCTCGGGCGAACTCGCGACGGGCATCACCGGAACGATCGGGTTCGGCCCGGTCACCGGCCCCCACATCGCCTTCGCCGGCGGCGTCGCCGCGACCGCCTACGCCGGGAGGAAGTACCCCGAGATGGAGCCAGCCGACTGGGACTACCACTTCGGGAAGGACATCCTCTACGCGTTCGGTACCAAACCCGACATCCTCGCGGTCGGCGCGATCTTCGGCGTCCTCGGGATGCTCATCACGCGTGGACTGGACGGCGTCGGCTTCCCGACGGACAACATCGCGCTCTCGGTCGTAGCGACGGCCTTCCTGGCGCGACTCGCGTTCGGGTACCCGATCGTGGGTCGAGTCGGCGGCTCGAGCATCCTCGACATGTCGCCGTTCGAACGCGAGGAAATGCGCGTGGCCGCCGACGGCGGGACCGAGACCGACCGACTGGCGACCGAACCCTGGCTCCCCCACCAGTACGAGTGGGCCGGCGTGACCGCCATCGGGATCGTCGGCGGGCTCCTCGGGGGATTCATCTGGCTCGAGACCGGCAGTATCTTCCTGGGCTACGCGATCTCGGCGATGAGCCTGCTGTTTCTCAACCTCGGCGTCGAGAAGATTCCCGTCACCCACCACATCACGCTGCTGGGGTCGACGGGCGCGGTGATCGCGGCGGCGGCCATCGGGAGCGATCCCATCGTGTTGCTCGTCGCCGGCGCGTTCGGCGCGATCAGCGCCCTCATCGGTGAACTGTCCCAGCGGGTGTTCTACTCGCACTCCGGGACGCACGTCGACCCGCCGGCGATGGCCATCGCCGCGTTCATGCTCGTGCTCGGGGTGCTCTATCTTGTCGGCATCCTGCCCAACGCGGGCTATCTCGCGCTCTGACGGGATTCGGGCTTCGCTGCGGCCTCTCTTTCAGCTCTGTTGGCGGCGATTCGCTTGCGACCACTCACCTCGAGCACACCCGAACCGACTCTTTTAGGCCGTTCGACCCTCGAGTGACGGCCATGACCGCCGACCCGCCGCTGGTCCTCGATATCGACGGAACGCTCACCCGCCCGGAGGGGTGGGGAATCGATCCCCGAATCTTCGACCCGCTTCTCGAGTGGGAGGCGCCGATCGTGATCGCGACCGGGAAGGCGTTTCCCTACCCCGTCGCGCTCTGTCACTTTCTGGGCGTTCCGGAACTGGTCGTCGCCGAAAACGGCGGCGTCGTCTACACGGGCGACGACGTCTTCTTCACCGCCGACCGCGAGGCCGCCGAGGCCGTCGCCCGGGAGTACGAGGCCGCGGGCTACAGCCTCGGCTGGGGTCCCGAAGACACGGTCAACCGCTGGCGGGAAACCGAAATCGCCGTCCAGTACGACCAACCCGTCGAACCGCTTCGAGCGATCGCGGCCGAGTACGGACTCGAGGTCGTCGATACTGGCTACGCCTACCACGTCAAAGACGCGGCACCGAAC contains the following coding sequences:
- the glpB gene encoding glycerol-3-phosphate dehydrogenase subunit GlpB, translating into MAIEEDVLVIGGGLAGATAALSAAERDATVRLVSYKQSTLRHASGLIDVLGYEPTAVAETADERDEEESTTPLVDPFEVIPDLPEGHPYERVGLEAVRESLLFFDSIVGDAYAGEHTDANALVPTHGGTVKPTARYPATTAAGIASDPRSTLLVGFETLPDFDAPLASAHLQAAGVPFESRGVTLSFPGIKRDDAKITRYAHILERDESVDSGAGAAPARAALAHAIGSELEGESRVGLPAILGDDHATTVRRDLEERLGVDVFEVPMGPPSLPGIRLEELLYDALEAAGVRVTTGVPVVDYESSDASETAAGRGRIERVLVDRKRKRVPYSADQYILATGGLVGKGVQSDRERVYEPIFDCHVPHGEDRYDWFVDEAFGEHPFARFGLAVDRTLCPLGADGEREFSNLRAAGGVLGGFDAAAEKSGGGVSLATGYAAGAAAGEEAGR
- the glpK gene encoding glycerol kinase GlpK encodes the protein MTDPTYVGAIDQGTTGTRFIVFDHGGQVVANAYEKHEQIYPEPGWVEHDPMEIWDATKSVVTTALGQAGISPDQLEAIGVTNQRETTLLWDADTGRPVHNAIVWQDRRTTDRVEQLEAEGMVEEIREKTGLEADAYFSATKAEWLLENADPIKLERSRPEDIRDRAANGEVLFGTIDSWLIYNLTGNHITEVTNASRTMLYNIHDLEWDDDLLAEFGVPQEMLPEVRPSSDDQTYGTTDPDGFLEAEVPVAGALGDQQAALFGQTCFDPGEAKNTYGTGSFFLMNTGEEAVESDHGLLTTIGFQRSGEPVQYALEGSIFITGAAIEWLEDVSLIDDPAETAELARSIDSTDGVYVVPAFTGLGAPHWDQRARGTILGMTRGTRKEHIVRATLESIAYQTRDVAEAMEADSGIEMTSLKVDGGAVKNNYLCQLQADIIGSEISRPVVDETTALGSAYAAGLAVGYWDDVEGLRDNWQVDRRFEPEMDGKTADDMYSRWSDAVDRSRDWARDGEE
- a CDS encoding HAD-IIB family hydrolase — its product is MTADPPLVLDIDGTLTRPEGWGIDPRIFDPLLEWEAPIVIATGKAFPYPVALCHFLGVPELVVAENGGVVYTGDDVFFTADREAAEAVAREYEAAGYSLGWGPEDTVNRWRETEIAVQYDQPVEPLRAIAAEYGLEVVDTGYAYHVKDAAPNKGDGVRTIAEHTNVDLTEAVAVGDSENDVATFEAVDRSFAVANADEAARAAADEVLADAHADGTLALLERVASA
- the glpA gene encoding anaerobic glycerol-3-phosphate dehydrogenase subunit GlpA, coding for MAHDTEVLVLGGGSTGCGTARDLARRGLEVTLVERGNLTDGTTGRMHGLLHSGGRYAVSDQPSATECIEENEILREIAGHCVEETGGLFVQRPEDPDEYFREKLEGCRECNIPAEVLSGREAREVEPYLASDVTRAIKVPDGAVDPFRLCVANAMDAENHGARVETHAEVVDLLRDGDDIYGVEVRHDSGPGTRDHGAAGTTEEITADYVVNATGAWAGRIGAMADLEVAVRPSKGVMTIMNVRQVDTVINRCRPKGDADIVVPHETTAILGTTDEEVDDPDDYPEAEWEVDAMIDTLSELLPILSESRTIRSFWGVRPLYEPPGTGTQDPTDITRDFFLLDHDERDGVTGMSTIVGGKFTTYRAMAEEIADHVCDKLGVRATCDTAEAALPGSENLAVLEDAMDDFGLRSPIARRSKQRLGSRSEAVLETEQANPVLCACEGVTRAEVQDAIGQSGSDLNAVRIRTRASMGNCQGGFCCQQLACELHPEYDEETTRTALDELYQERWKGQRHALWGEQLSQAMLTYTLHATTMNRDRDPAGGDERIAFDAFDGGTGGEH
- a CDS encoding Cdc6/Cdc18 family protein; its protein translation is MDLHERIARRQSAHNGGRLLVDREYLSPAVHASEPVGRGSVLERCLDALEPVFDGELPPPIAVAGPPGSGTSAVVTALFAALNEIFGDSGRVIGTSTRTDRSGPTTWFVYIDGRRVKTPFAFYRAALSTISDETVPESGIGTDELRGRLVSRLERPNHRAIVAIDHHDEPETLAYERVLELLGSVEDDVTTVAVGTSEPGDWNGPTVDLPAYRRHELVDILADRTSTGLAAGAIEHDSIRALADWAEGNAHNALAALYVAASLANEANEGRIGEDHLETAMADVPKTGVHIDRTLSLSSNRQKVLLDLLSVSENSKPIREVAREIESESSVTASTVTRFLYELADLEVLERVGLDSTGSGRRPSSVEPRFSPIAFRSLVAE
- a CDS encoding anaerobic glycerol-3-phosphate dehydrogenase subunit C, whose translation is MSETHQPTDDGSESNEFEPVQVFPEAEEMDLRPGADDCYKCSTCDTNCPVAEVDDEFPGPKFQGPEQWRLKRQDDHDIDDSVMKCSNCMRCDNACPSEVPLSQMHNTARGEYVEQNMSKFSREYWRNRLLSNYGTMARIGSKVPRLTNFVMGLTVTQVLNEKLLGITGEREFPSFATETFREWWEKRGGAAASRKNAREARTRRKDSSADEQKRVAYFHGCYSNYNTPEVGKAMVQVFEHFGYEVLVPDQRCSGTPMYANGMLDDAERAAETNVDELGAAIKDGAEIIASCTSCSMSLRQEYPELFDFEDTETVAEHTWEALEFLRVHEDLESELAGTSVEGSDVAYHTPCHARNQGLDGQTVEVLSTIDGIDAHDVGDSCSGISGTYGWKDEHYDTSMAIGAEMFEHMEQADAESGMTECPTCAMQMEHGTGYEIEHPLEVLSAALVDSENGDGPDASGGDAA